In the Armatimonadota bacterium genome, GCACGCGGCGGGCTGCGGCGATCGGCGTGGGCGCGCCGGGCGGGTTGCAGGCCGCGGGGTCGCGCAGGACGTAGTAGTCGCGGTTCTGGAGGTACTCCATCTCGGCCTGGACGTACTCCATCGCCAGGGTGCGCAGCCGCGCCGGCCGCTCGTGCCGGCCGGTGGAGACCTGCGAGCGGCCCAGCAGGCCCAGCGACCGCACGACACCGCCGCTGCCCAGCGCGACGATGCCAAGCAGCAGCATGGCGATGATCACCTCGATGAGGGTGAACCCACGGGCGCCGCGCGTCGTCATCGCGTGATCTCCACCCTGCCGGTGCGCTCGTGCACCGACACCGTGCGCGTACGACCGCCCGCGACGATGCCGACCGCGGTCGCACTGCCGGGTGCCGGCGAGCCTGCGTTCGAGAAGGCGAACGTCTCTGCGGCCACCGTGACCCCGCGGGGATAGGGCTCGCCAACACGGACCGTGACCGGGTCGGCGCAGCCGCCGTTTGCCTCGCGCGGGACCCGCCGGACTTCGGCCCGGGTGCCGCCGGTGACCACCTCGACGCGACAGACGTCCACGGACTCGGCCACCGCCCGCTGCTGGGCGAAGCGCAGCAACCCGGCGAGGTCCTCGGCGACCCGGGCGGCCCGGCGCTCGTTGACGAAGCCGAAGTAC is a window encoding:
- a CDS encoding prepilin-type N-terminal cleavage/methylation domain-containing protein; this encodes MTTRGARGFTLIEVIIAMLLLGIVALGSGGVVRSLGLLGRSQVSTGRHERPARLRTLAMEYVQAEMEYLQNRDYYVLRDPAACNPPGAPTPIAAARRVPGSYLDANEPRLPASFAGADIVITTDPTITAPAAAPLDCRPRIVTVTVYLAAGDMPATPGGAGGIPFVRSATARSWR